Proteins encoded together in one Streptomyces umbrinus window:
- a CDS encoding SDR family oxidoreductase: protein MSGYALNGRVAVITGGSRGIGLGIAKAYREAGAHVVIAARKPDGLAVAREELLRVKGDGEVHEVVANAGEPDDAERCAEETMARLGRLDILVNNAATNPYMGDLLDLDLPRAEKTVRVNQYGMIAWTRCAWRAWMADHGGAVVNIASVGGLIVDPHIGWYNATKAAMLHMTRQLAYELGPRARVNAIAPGLIKTELARAVWEPREPILTAKLPLRRLGTVEDVANAAVFLASEASAWMTGQALVLDGGATVLPIGVDA from the coding sequence ATGAGCGGATACGCACTGAACGGCCGTGTCGCCGTGATCACCGGCGGTTCCCGGGGCATCGGCCTGGGCATCGCCAAGGCGTACCGGGAGGCGGGGGCCCATGTGGTGATCGCCGCCCGCAAGCCGGACGGACTCGCCGTCGCACGCGAGGAGTTGCTCCGCGTCAAGGGCGACGGCGAGGTGCACGAGGTGGTCGCCAACGCCGGGGAGCCGGACGACGCCGAGCGCTGTGCCGAGGAGACCATGGCACGGCTCGGCCGCCTCGACATCCTGGTCAACAACGCGGCCACCAACCCGTACATGGGCGATCTGCTCGACCTCGACCTGCCGCGCGCGGAGAAGACCGTACGGGTCAACCAGTACGGCATGATCGCCTGGACCCGGTGCGCCTGGCGGGCGTGGATGGCGGACCACGGGGGAGCGGTCGTCAACATCGCCTCCGTCGGCGGGCTCATCGTCGACCCGCACATCGGCTGGTACAACGCCACGAAGGCGGCGATGCTGCACATGACACGGCAGCTCGCGTACGAACTCGGGCCGCGGGCGCGGGTGAACGCGATCGCGCCCGGTCTGATCAAGACCGAACTGGCGCGGGCCGTCTGGGAGCCGAGGGAGCCGATCCTCACCGCGAAGCTGCCGTTGCGCAGGCTGGGCACGGTGGAGGACGTGGCGAACGCCGCGGTGTTCCTCGCCTCCGAGGCGTCGGCGTGGATGACCGGCCAGGCGCTCGTCCTGGACGGTGGGGCGACCGTGCTGCCGATCGGGGTGGACGCATGA
- a CDS encoding SDR family NAD(P)-dependent oxidoreductase, producing the protein MTTASPTNRDADLFSLHGRTAVVTGASSGLGARFATVLAAAGATVFAAARRPDRLKELADDDPRIHPVVCDVSRELDRVRLAETVLAAGGGFDILVNNAGAPGAVRAQDESADAFADVLAVNLVAAFHLARLLAESPSAGRPRSIVNVSSVLGLVSGAPMGGAAYAASKAGLVGLTRELAGQWGQSGIRVNALAPGWFRTEMTHELFADERSRRWVERGTMLGRGGEQGELDGALLYLASDASSYCTGQVLTVDGGWTAR; encoded by the coding sequence ATGACGACGGCCTCCCCGACGAACCGGGACGCGGACCTGTTCTCGCTGCACGGCCGGACAGCAGTCGTCACCGGGGCCTCCTCAGGTCTCGGCGCCCGGTTCGCGACCGTCCTGGCCGCCGCCGGCGCCACGGTGTTCGCCGCGGCCCGCAGACCCGACCGGCTGAAGGAACTGGCCGACGACGATCCGCGCATCCACCCCGTTGTCTGCGACGTCTCCCGGGAGCTGGACCGCGTGCGACTGGCCGAGACCGTGCTCGCGGCCGGCGGAGGCTTCGACATCCTCGTCAACAACGCGGGGGCGCCCGGAGCTGTACGGGCCCAGGACGAGAGCGCCGACGCCTTCGCGGACGTACTGGCCGTGAATCTGGTGGCCGCCTTCCACCTCGCCCGGCTGCTGGCGGAGTCGCCGTCCGCCGGTCGTCCGCGGTCCATCGTGAACGTCTCGTCCGTCCTCGGGCTGGTCTCCGGTGCCCCGATGGGCGGTGCCGCCTACGCCGCGTCGAAGGCCGGACTCGTCGGACTGACCCGCGAACTGGCCGGGCAGTGGGGGCAGTCGGGGATCCGCGTCAACGCCCTGGCCCCCGGCTGGTTCCGCACCGAGATGACCCACGAGTTGTTCGCGGACGAGCGGTCCCGGCGGTGGGTCGAGCGCGGCACGATGCTCGGCCGGGGCGGTGAACAGGGCGAACTGGACGGGGCGTTGCTGTATCTGGCCTCGGACGCGTCCTCGTACTGCACGGGGCAAGTGCTCACCGTTGACGGCGGATGGACGGCGCGATGA